CGTCGCTGCCGTTGCCGCCCCCTGCCCCATCCGTTTTTCCCCAGGCCAGATGCTCCCTTAAAGGTAACACCTGCATGGAGCCGTCCCTGAGAGCGGCACCTTTAATAATCCTATACGAGAATGACATCTTCGCCACCCCGGGAAATAATAATCTCGCCGCTTTCGTCCAGCTTGCGGATTATGGTGACAATCTTTTGCTGGGCCTGTTCCACTTCCCTTAGGCGCACGGGGCCCATAAACTCGATTTCCTCCCTCAGCATCTCGGCGGCCCGCTTGGACATGTTCTTGTAAATCCTGGCGTTCACTTCCTCGTTGGCACCGCGCATGGCCAGGGCCAGGTCCTTGGTGTTCACTTCCCTGAGCACCCTCTGGATAAAGTTGTCGGGAAGCTGAATAATATCTTCAAACACAAACATGCGCCGCTTGACTTCCTCGGCAAGAGCCGGGTCCTGCTGCTCCAGGCCTTCCAGAATAACCTTTTCCGCGCTCCTGCCCACCCTGTTCAGAATATCCACCAGCGACTGAATCCCGCCTACAACTGAATGATCCTGCTGGACCACGGAAGACAGCTTGCTCTCCAGGGTGGCCTCGACATCCCTGATAATATCGGGAGTAAACCGGTCGATGATGGCTATCCTCCTGGCAATTTCGCTCTGCATTTCGGGCGGCAGGGAGGCCAGGATCACCGCCGCCTGCTCAGGAGTCAGGTGGGCCAGGATCAGGGCAATGGTCTGAGGATGCTCCTCCCTGATAAAATTGAAGAGGTGCTTGGGGTCGGTCTTGCGGAGCGAACTAAAGGGCACGGCCTTCATGTCTTTGGTGAGCTTGTCCAGTATCTCCGAGGCTTTCTGCTGCCCCAAAGCCTTTTCCAGCATTTCCTTGGCAAAGTGCAACCCGCCGTGCACCAGGTATTCCCGGGCACGCTGGATTTCCAGAAACTCATCAAGCACGGCATCCCTGACTTCTACAGGAATTTTTATCATGTTGGATACTTCCTGGGTCAGCTGTTCTATTTCCGCATCATTAAAGTCTTGCTTCAGCACCCGCGAAGACAGGTCTGACCCCAGCGCTATCAGCAAGATTGCCGCTTTTTGAATGCCTTTTAGCTTTGCAAGCTGCAATGCCGATCCTCCTTAGTCCTTTAACCAGACCTTTAAAATCTCGGCAACGTCCTTAGGTCTTTCTTTGGCCATATCCCTGATTTGCTCTTGCTTGTCCTCTCTAATCCTTCTTTCCTCCTGGGCCTGCATTTCACGGACGGTAACAAATTCCGGCTCTTCTTCAACGCGCTGCACGGCACGGCGGCGCCATAACAACAGGGCAAGAATTGAAAGAACTACGAGCAATAAAGCTCCGCCGGACAAAGCGTAAAGGTAAAGCCGCTCCTTAAATCTGGCCCTCGACTCCGCCTCGGCCATCTCGGCCTCAACCTTTTTCAAATATGAATCGTCAAAGGCCATGCTGGAAACGTTTATCTGGTCACCCCGGGCCTGGTCGTATCCGATGGCTGCAGCCACAACATCCCTTACTTTCTGGACGTCTACCGGGCCGTCTGTTTCGTTAAGCACTACGGAGGCCGACAAGCGCCTGACGGTGCCCGGGGCTTTAACCACAGTTTCCTGCACGGTGTTGACCTGATAGTTTATGGTGCTCTCCTCACGGCTGTAATTTGTCGTTCCGGCACCCTGAAGGGCGGGGTAGGTGCTCAGGTTGGAGTCGGTCCCCGGCGGCCCCCCCGCTTCGGTTCCCCCGCCGGTCTCCCTGACGATATGCTCGCTTATCCTCAGGTTGTTCGGATTCGACGAAACGGTGCTGGTCGTCTGCTGCTGGTTGAAATCGAGATCGGCAGTAACCATGGCCACCGCTTTATTCTGGCCCATGATCTGGGTAAGCATTTGCTGTACCCTTTTTTCCAGCTCTTTTTCGTATTCCCGCCGGGCCTTCTGGTGTTCAAGGGCGGTTTTTGTACCAACAGCCCATTCACCAGATTTTAAGTCGTCGCTTAAAACATTTCCCTCCGTGTCTATGATATGGACGTTTTCCGGCTTTAGCCCTTCCACGCTGCCGACAAGAAGATCGCAAATGCCCTGAACCTGCTCGGGTTTGAGCCTCGCAGCAGGTTTCAGCTTGAGCGCCACTGCCGCGGAGGGCGTTCCGCGCTCACCAATAAAAACGCTTTTCTGAGGTATCACCAGGTGGACCCTGGCCTGTTCCACCCCTTCAAGCTGGACTATGGTCCTCCTCAACTCCTCCTGGAGGGCCCTTTGGTAGCCTACCTGCTGCTCAAAGTCGGTCTGTCCTAATTTGCTCTGGTCGAAAAGTTCAAAGCCCATGCCGCCGCCGCCAAGCGCTCCGCTGCTGGCAAGCTGGATCCTGACTTCGTAGACCTTATCCTCCGGCACCTTTATGGTTTTTCCTTCATCTGCTATTTGGTAGGGGATTTTCAGAGCTTTTAGCTCATCAACAATAACTCCTGCATCCTTGGGCTCCAGCCCGGTAAACAGCGGCGCGTAAGCGGGACGCGTTGCCAGCTGACCGAGATAAAACAGGCATACTAAAGCCCCTGAGGCAACCAGAACGGAGATTACCTTTTGAGTCTGGCTTAGCGACTGCCACCTCTCCCTGAATCTGGCTGCGAGATCTCCCGGGCTCAACCAAACCACCCCTGGCTATGTAAAGTGTCTTAAACCTGCATGCGTGAAATTTCCTGGTATGCTTCAATGATCTTGTTTCTTACCTCGACCGCAAGCTGCATGGTCAGCCTGGCTTCCTGCATGGCCACGGTTACCTGGTGAATATCCTGAACTTCACCGGTCAGCAGTTGCCGGGCCAGGTTATCGGCCTTAACCTGGGCATCATTTACTTTTTTTAGGGCGTCCTGCAGCATTTCGGAAAAAGAACTGCCTCCTGCTTCCTGCTTTCCTCCCGCCGGTTGCGGCAGCAAGGCCGGCCCAACAGACGGCACCTGCATCTGAAATTACCTCCCTTTTTTAGCCGCGGCCAATTTCAATAGCTTTTAAGGCTATATCCTTGGCGGCGTTCAAAGCCGTTACATTGGCCTCATACGACCTGGTTGCGGTAATCATGTTAATCATTTCGTTGACTATGTTAATATTGGGATAGGCAACATAGCCCCTCTCATCTGCCAATGGATGGGACGGTTCATAGGCCAGTCGGGGGGGGCTATGGTCTTCAACTATCCTTATTACCCTCACTCCCGCCCCTTTATAGCGAGGCCGCGCCGTGCCGGCACTCCTCACCTCCTGCAGGACCTGCGCAAAAACAGGGAAGCGGCGGCGGTAGGCAGGTACGGCCGGATCGTCCGGCCTGCCGGCGGTATTCATATTGGCTATGTTGTTGGAAATAAGGTCGAGCCGCAGCCTTTCCGCGGTGAGCCCCGAGGCGCTGATGGCAAATGAATCGAACAAGCCCATTTTGCTACCTCCTTCCGCCGGTTATAACATAACTTAACAGCGCATACCTTTCGCTTAGCTCCCTGGCCATGGCCTGGTAGTGAATGTCATTTGCCGCCAGGTTAACCATTTCCTCGTCAATATCGACGTTGTTTCCGTCGGTGCGCATAGAGGTGGCGTTATTTATTTTTTCCACCGGCTGAAGCTCGCTCAGGAGAGGGGCCTTTCCCATATGGCGGGGATGAGTTACAGCCATTCCAACCGGATTCCGGCCCAGGGCCTCTTTAAATAAACTTTCAAATTCCACCGCGGATTTTTTAAAGCCGGGCGTATTGGCGTTGGCGATATTGTTGGCTATGACCCTGTGCCGCAGCGCCGCAGCATCCAGCCCTTTTTTCAGGGCTTGCATTGTAAGGCCGGAAAACATTTATAAAATCTCTCCCCATTTTGTTTAATATTAAAAAACCAAGCCGCAATGAAGGGCTTGGACCAATTAAATTCTTGGCAACCCGGCCGCCCTGGCCAAATACAGGCGCCAAGGCCGCACCTTTTTAAGGCAGCTGTCCTTGCGCCAATACCCGGCTTTAGGCCCGATAGCTTTGCGTCCCACCCTTTCGGGAGGTTTGCCCTTCCGTGGAAATATTTATCTTCTTCGGGATATTGCTCCTTTTTTTTTACCATTCTACAGGAAAATTCTTTGTCCTTCAATATGTAACAAAAATTTTATATTGGCGGCAAAAAATTAAAACCCGCGTGATACGCGGGCAAATCATTCTGCCTGGCGCTGCTTTCTATTCTATATTAGCTTGTCTATAATAATCCCAAGCATTTTTTTAACGTAGGCCACAAAGTTAAGAATGCGTTCGGGAGGAATTTCCCTTATAACCGAATTATCCTTTGTATTAATCACTCTCACCATCACCTCGCCGCTTTCCTCGTGGATGCTGAAGCGCAGCTCGGTGTTATACATTTCCATTGTTTTGTTGGTTTTTTCGACAGCTTCTTCGAGTTTTTGCCTGTCCAGTTCTTTTATTCGTTCTTCTTCGGCTTGATCGGCAGGATCTCTTACTTCACTTAAATTCAAAACTGTTTTTTCCGTTGCAGCTTTTCCCTTAACCTCCTGCCGGAGGGGTACCTTAAAGCCGTCAACGCACTGGATCTTCATCAGCTTAAATCACCCCGGAAGCTTACTTTTTCTTATCAATAAAACAGCCCCTGGCCGGCGCGGCAGCCCCCTGATAGGCCGTAAAGGTCTTCCTGCCGGCCTGCAGCGATTTCAGGCCGCTCTTTATTCTGCAAAACTCCGCCTCAAGCCTGCGCCTGTTTTGCTCATCAAGATGCCAGGCTTCCCGTAAAATCAAATCGATTTCCCTCCGCATTTTTTCAATCCTTTCCCGTTTTTGAAAAACGGGCCGGTCTACCCCCTCCTGCTCCGGCACTCCATCAACCACACCGGCTTTCTCCTTCAACTGCTGCAATTCACCGTCTATCCGGCCAATCTCATCGATACAGGCCTGCTTTTTATCAACAAGTTCCAGCAGCTTTTCCGCCTGTTCCGGCGCAAGAAAACCGGCCTGCTCCAGGGTAAGGCTTTTTATTCTTGCAGCCATTTCTTTCTTGCGCACCATCAGTTCCAGAACCCCGTCCAGCAAACCGTCATATACAGCGCCGGCCATTTCTTTACAAACCGGCCGCAGAAGCCGGGCCTGCCAGCTTCAGCGCCTCCGCCCAGGTATTTCTTAAATCCTCGACCAGGTCAAGAGCTTCTTTAAGGATCTGCCCGTCCTTTTTAATGTTGGCCTCGGTAAGGCGGCGCACAATGTAGTCGTAAAGCATGGCCAGGTTTTTTGATACTTCATAATCCATATTCAGCGTGCCGTTCAGGTGCTGGATGATCTCCTGGGCACGGATGATGGCATTATGCGCCCCCTCGATGTTCTTTTCTTCTGCGAAATTTAGCCCCTGCCTGATAAACCTGACAGCGCCGTTAAAAAGCATCAGGGTCAGCTCGCCCGGGCTGGCAGTCATAACGGCATTAAGGCTGTACTGGCTGTACAGGCTGTCTTTCATTCTGAATAACCCCCCTCAAACGTTGCTTCAAACCACCGGCTCAATGCCATTTGTTATCTGTTCCCCCCGCCGAACTGCTGGAACAGCCAGGCGCTCTGGGCGTTCATCCGGCTGACGGCCTGCTCCAGGGCCGTGAACTGCCGCCAGTAACGGTCCTCCATTTCGGCCAGGCGGTCCTCCATCCTGTCAATTTCCTCGTCTATCTGTTTAATCCGCCTGCCAATGGCGCTGTTGTCAACGCTGGTGTAAGAACTGTCGCTGCCGGCCTTTTCAGATATTAAAGTAATGCCGTTGTTTACATCATCATAAAGCCTGGCTGCAATACCCTTTTCTGAATAAACATCCGAACTTTTTGTGAAAAGGTTCATTACCCCCTCCGGGTCCTTCTGGAGGGCTTCTTTAAGCTTGTCCTCATCAATGTAAAGCTTGCCCTTTTCAGAATACGATCCGGTGGTAATGCCTATACCGGCCAGGCTGTTATACCCCTCGCCGGCGGACAGGCCGGGAACCACCGCCGACATGGTCATCCGCATCTTTATAACAATGCTTTCGAGCAGGCTGTCGTTCCGCAACAGGCCGCTCCTGGCCTTTTCCTCCCACTTCTTTTCCTGCTCGTCCGTAAGCTCCTTCCTCTGCTCGTCGGTCAGGGGCAGGTAGTCGCTGTAACGGGTTTCGGAAAGCTTGCCGTTTATTTTACCGATAAGATCGTTGTATGCGCTGACAAAATCTTTTATGGCGTTGAAGACCGCATCGGTATCGTTTGACACTGTAACCGTGCTGGACGCACCGCCGCCCTGCTTTAAGGTAAGGGTAATGCCGTTTACGGTGACCGTATTGGTAGAACTGGTAAGCCCCGCCGCGTCGCCGAAGCTGAACACGGCGTCCTGCCCGGCGTAAACGGTGCCGTCGTCCTTCAGCAAGAGCTTCAGCTTGCTGCCCCCGGCCCCGGCGGCGTCGGCCAGGAAGTCGTCCGTATCGTTCGTCACCTTTATTTTAGCCGCGGCGCCGGTGGAGGTGGTGGTGAGGAAGAAGCGGTTCAGGGTGGCATCGTAGCTGGCGCTGATGCCCAGGCCGGCGGCGTTGATGGCGGAAACCACGCTGTAGATATTGTCCGTGCCGGTGTTGAAGGTGAAGGTCTTGCTGCCTTTTGAGCCCTCCAGCGTGAAGGAGATGTCCTTCACCACGCCGCCGAAGAACTGGTCGGCCAGGCTTTTGGTGCCTCCGCTGCCGTTCGCCTCGTCCGGCAGCCCGGCCTGGCTGCCCACGGAAACGCCCGCGGCAAGCTGGTTCACAGTCACGGAGTAGATCCCCGGCACGGCGCCGGTGCCGGCAGAAGCACCAATAGCAGACTCATTGGAAGAAACGGCCTTCTTGGTCATGTAAGTGGCCTGGAGCTTCATGCTGAATACTTTGTCCCTGAAGGTGCGCAGGCTGGTATTGAGCTCGCGGTAGTCCTCCTGCTGCCACAGCAGGATTTGTTTATTCTGCTCGAGCTTTTGCAGCGGGATTCTTTTTGCCTTCATCAGTTCTTCAATAATCGAGTCGGTGTCGATACCTGAAGCAAGCCCGCCGATGCGAAGGCTGGAACTGACCGGAAAGATGGAACTCATATAATCACCTTATTAATTATGATCTCTTATAAAATATCGGAAAACAGGCAAAAAACTTGAGAATGCATTTAAAAAATTAATTTAATGGTGTAAAATCTAAGCTAGCAGTTAAAATTAAACAGTGGAGGAAACCGCCTTGGCCGACTCGAATATTTTTACCTTCCCGGCCGGCTTGCCGGGACTGCCCGGAGAACTGACCAGGTTCGAACTGGTCGCCCTGGCGCCGGCATCACCCTTTTTCTTCTTGCAGTCCCTGCAGGATGACAACATTGGCTTCATCCTGGTAAACCCTTTCGCCATTTTCCCTGATTACGAATTCGACCTGCCCGTCGAAGAGGCTGAAGCGCTTGGCATAAAAGCGCCGGAAAAAGAGTTGGCCGTCTTCTGCATTGTAAACGCCAGCCGGGGCCTGAAGAGCGCCACCGTAAACCTGCTGGCCCCGGTAGTGCTGAACACCGCCTCCGGCACCGCCCGCCAGGTGGTGTTGAACGACAGGCGCTACAGCGTGCGCCATCCTCTGCCTCAGACAGCTGGCATGACCACCAGGGAGGGCAGGTAAAATGCTGGTACTTACTAGAAAAAGGGGGCAGTCCCTCAATATCGGAAACAACGTTTGCATTGTGGTGCTGGACGTGTCCGGCGACACCGTGCGCATCGGCATCGAAGCCCCGCCCGAGGTGGCCGTCTACCGCAGCGAAATTTACCGGGCCATCCAGGAGGAGAACTTATCGGCCCTGGCCTCAAAAGATGTGGTTGCAAAAGTGAAAACCATGGCTTCAGTGGATACAGCGCCTAATAAAATCATTCCCGGCACCAGTGCTAAAAGAGGAATAAAAAAATGATAAAAAAGAAGCGTCTTCTAACGCCGGCAGAAAAAAAGAAAATAAAAAGCATCCTGAAAAAGGAATTGACCGGTCACAAAGAAATTATTTTCGCCTATTTGCACGGCTCCTTTGTCCTGCCTGTCCCGTGCGGCGACGTAGACGTTGCGGTATATTTGGAAGAAACAGCACTGCCGCAAAAACACTGGGACTACGAGGGAAATCTTGAGGCACCCCTGGAACGCCTGGTGAGCATGCCGATAGACGTTCAAATATTAAATTGCGCCCCCATTGCCTTGCGTTATCACGCTACTTGCGGCAAAGTGCTCTTGAGCAAAAACGAATTGACCAGGTATACTTTTCTGGAAAAAACCTGGCGGGAATATTTTGACTACCAGCCCCTATTCCGGGCTTATCTTCACGACCTGCTGGATGACGGACAAGATGAGCACGCCTCCATGGCCAGGGGGAATGGATGAAGGTTGAAACGGATTCATGGAACAAAGGGACGGTAAAGAGCTGGTCGTGTCCTAACCCGTTAACCACTGGACTGAAGAAAAGCTGAAAATTATAAACGACTGCATAAAAAATAACTGGCGGCCAGTTGAAATACACCGCCGGTTATTAAGCGCGGGTTTTGAACGGACATATTTTGTCGCATATTGCAAGTGGAAGGAAGAAAACTCACATTGAGAACCGTCCCTAATGTGACTCCGGCCAGGGGGGGACAAAGGCTCTTCCCGGGGCTGAAGGTGGGGCGAAAGCCTGCCGTCAGGGCATCAAATATAAACATCGATGTATTTTCCCGTGGTTAGATAACGTTAAGTTGCTCTTCCTGTTCAAGGATAAATATTATAGTCTTGTTTCATAATGGCTAACACTGTTTAGGTCATTGAAATTACTGTTTTCATAATAGTTATTTTGGAAATTAAATTAAATAATAAATTACTCTCTAGATTTTACAGCCATTTGCCCATAATAAGGGGGTTTCCGGAAAAACCTCTGCTTTTCATCAAACCGTGTACTTTCGGGAGTTATCTGAATTTGTTTTAAAGGTTTCAATGGTAATTCAATTGTAACTGCTGACTCCACATTGTTCCCCTCCACCTGATAGACTAACCGCTCATAAGGTTCGCGATAGGGAGCATATGCCAGCGAGCCGCCATATCGTCCTGCATTGCAGATCACTACGTTACATAATAAAAGGCGAATATCAGTCTCCGCCAGGGCTTTAAAAGCAGACACGTCTTTATTAAAAGCCACAATAAATAATGTCTGGACAGAACTTTGCAAAAGAACTTGAACAGGGAGGTTCATGAAATCAAAACAGATTAACACGGCAAAGTCGCCCAATATTTCATTTTGAAAAATGTATATACCATTTCCC
The window above is part of the Pelotomaculum thermopropionicum SI genome. Proteins encoded here:
- the FliG gene encoding flagellar motor switch protein gives rise to the protein MQLAKLKGIQKAAILLIALGSDLSSRVLKQDFNDAEIEQLTQEVSNMIKIPVEVRDAVLDEFLEIQRAREYLVHGGLHFAKEMLEKALGQQKASEILDKLTKDMKAVPFSSLRKTDPKHLFNFIREEHPQTIALILAHLTPEQAAVILASLPPEMQSEIARRIAIIDRFTPDIIRDVEATLESKLSSVVQQDHSVVGGIQSLVDILNRVGRSAEKVILEGLEQQDPALAEEVKRRMFVFEDIIQLPDNFIQRVLREVNTKDLALAMRGANEEVNARIYKNMSKRAAEMLREEIEFMGPVRLREVEQAQQKIVTIIRKLDESGEIIISRGGEDVILV
- the FliD gene encoding flagellar capping protein; its protein translation is MSSIFPVSSSLRIGGLASGIDTDSIIEELMKAKRIPLQKLEQNKQILLWQQEDYRELNTSLRTFRDKVFSMKLQATYMTKKAVSSNESAIGASAGTGAVPGIYSVTVNQLAAGVSVGSQAGLPDEANGSGGTKSLADQFFGGVVKDISFTLEGSKGSKTFTFNTGTDNIYSVVSAINAAGLGISASYDATLNRFFLTTTSTGAAAKIKVTNDTDDFLADAAGAGGSKLKLLLKDDGTVYAGQDAVFSFGDAAGLTSSTNTVTVNGITLTLKQGGGASSTVTVSNDTDAVFNAIKDFVSAYNDLIGKINGKLSETRYSDYLPLTDEQRKELTDEQEKKWEEKARSGLLRNDSLLESIVIKMRMTMSAVVPGLSAGEGYNSLAGIGITTGSYSEKGKLYIDEDKLKEALQKDPEGVMNLFTKSSDVYSEKGIAARLYDDVNNGITLISEKAGSDSSYTSVDNSAIGRRIKQIDEEIDRMEDRLAEMEDRYWRQFTALEQAVSRMNAQSAWLFQQFGGGNR
- the FlaG gene encoding Uncharacterized flagellar protein FlaG produces the protein MKIQCVDGFKVPLRQEVKGKAATEKTVLNLSEVRDPADQAEEERIKELDRQKLEEAVEKTNKTMEMYNTELRFSIHEESGEVMVRVINTKDNSVIREIPPERILNFVAYVKKMLGIIIDKLI
- the CsrA gene encoding carbon storage regulator (could also regulate swarming and quorum sensing), which encodes MLVLTRKRGQSLNIGNNVCIVVLDVSGDTVRIGIEAPPEVAVYRSEIYRAIQEENLSALASKDVVAKVKTMASVDTAPNKIIPGTSAKRGIKK
- the FliF gene encoding flagellar biosynthesis/type III secretory pathway lipoprotein, with protein sequence MSPGDLAARFRERWQSLSQTQKVISVLVASGALVCLFYLGQLATRPAYAPLFTGLEPKDAGVIVDELKALKIPYQIADEGKTIKVPEDKVYEVRIQLASSGALGGGGMGFELFDQSKLGQTDFEQQVGYQRALQEELRRTIVQLEGVEQARVHLVIPQKSVFIGERGTPSAAVALKLKPAARLKPEQVQGICDLLVGSVEGLKPENVHIIDTEGNVLSDDLKSGEWAVGTKTALEHQKARREYEKELEKRVQQMLTQIMGQNKAVAMVTADLDFNQQQTTSTVSSNPNNLRISEHIVRETGGGTEAGGPPGTDSNLSTYPALQGAGTTNYSREESTINYQVNTVQETVVKAPGTVRRLSASVVLNETDGPVDVQKVRDVVAAAIGYDQARGDQINVSSMAFDDSYLKKVEAEMAEAESRARFKERLYLYALSGGALLLVVLSILALLLWRRRAVQRVEEEPEFVTVREMQAQEERRIREDKQEQIRDMAKERPKDVAEILKVWLKD
- the FlgC gene encoding flagellar basal body rod protein, with product MGLFDSFAISASGLTAERLRLDLISNNIANMNTAGRPDDPAVPAYRRRFPVFAQVLQEVRSAGTARPRYKGAGVRVIRIVEDHSPPRLAYEPSHPLADERGYVAYPNINIVNEMINMITATRSYEANVTALNAAKDIALKAIEIGRG
- the FliS gene encoding flagellin-specific chaperone FliS; amino-acid sequence: MKDSLYSQYSLNAVMTASPGELTLMLFNGAVRFIRQGLNFAEEKNIEGAHNAIIRAQEIIQHLNGTLNMDYEVSKNLAMLYDYIVRRLTEANIKKDGQILKEALDLVEDLRNTWAEALKLAGPASAAGL
- the FliE gene encoding flagellar hook-basal body protein, which codes for MQVPSVGPALLPQPAGGKQEAGGSSFSEMLQDALKKVNDAQVKADNLARQLLTGEVQDIHQVTVAMQEARLTMQLAVEVRNKIIEAYQEISRMQV
- the FlgB gene encoding flagellar basal body protein, with amino-acid sequence MFSGLTMQALKKGLDAAALRHRVIANNIANANTPGFKKSAVEFESLFKEALGRNPVGMAVTHPRHMGKAPLLSELQPVEKINNATSMRTDGNNVDIDEEMVNLAANDIHYQAMARELSERYALLSYVITGGRR
- a CDS encoding predicted nucleotidyltransferases, whose protein sequence is MIKKKRLLTPAEKKKIKSILKKELTGHKEIIFAYLHGSFVLPVPCGDVDVAVYLEETALPQKHWDYEGNLEAPLERLVSMPIDVQILNCAPIALRYHATCGKVLLSKNELTRYTFLEKTWREYFDYQPLFRAYLHDLLDDGQDEHASMARGNG